The proteins below are encoded in one region of Thermosulfurimonas marina:
- a CDS encoding chemotaxis response regulator CheY, translating to MALDTNMRVLVVDDFATMRKIIKNILTQLGFKNILEADDGTTAWEILQKEPVDLIISDWNMPKMSGLELLKKVRADEKLKDTPFLMVTAEAQKENIIEAAKYRVSQYIVKPFTPETLKEKLKKIFGS from the coding sequence ATGGCGCTAGATACCAATATGCGGGTGCTGGTAGTGGATGATTTTGCCACCATGCGGAAGATCATCAAAAATATTCTCACGCAACTGGGATTTAAGAATATCCTTGAGGCTGACGATGGGACCACGGCCTGGGAAATCCTTCAGAAAGAGCCGGTGGATCTCATTATTTCCGACTGGAACATGCCTAAAATGAGCGGGCTTGAGCTTTTGAAAAAGGTCCGGGCAGATGAAAAACTCAAGGATACCCCCTTTCTCATGGTCACCGCCGAGGCCCAGAAGGAAAATATCATCGAGGCGGCCAAGTACCGGGTGAGTCAATACATCGTAAAGCCCTTTACTCCGGAAACCCTTAAAGAAAAACTGAAAAAGATCTTTGGGTCCTGA
- a CDS encoding MinD/ParA family protein, with amino-acid sequence MRILAVSSGKGGVGKTNVVANLAAALEKKGLHTVVFDADLGLANIDVLLGLSPKRDIRHVFAGECRLRDIMIKTPYGFEVIPASSGVSEFTRLDPSEKLLLKEQFEEVTQGVDFFLFDLGAGISDNVLFFNLVAQERIVITVPEPTAMADAYALIKLLYTRHGLKRIYLLVNLVKDPREGKQVYQQIVQVAERFLGPVGLTYLGAIREDPSVSRAVRRQEPFVVAFPQSPASEDLLRIRDKLLKLKPEEEGGLEALWSQNLSSLS; translated from the coding sequence ATGCGCATTTTGGCGGTCTCAAGCGGCAAGGGCGGAGTAGGGAAGACCAATGTGGTGGCCAATCTCGCGGCCGCTCTGGAGAAAAAGGGTTTGCACACCGTGGTCTTTGATGCCGATCTGGGACTGGCCAACATCGATGTCCTTTTAGGTCTTTCCCCTAAACGGGATATTCGCCATGTCTTTGCCGGGGAGTGTCGTCTGCGAGACATCATGATCAAAACGCCCTACGGTTTCGAAGTTATCCCGGCCAGCTCCGGAGTCTCCGAATTTACCCGCCTGGATCCTTCGGAAAAGCTCCTTCTCAAGGAACAATTCGAAGAGGTCACTCAAGGGGTGGACTTTTTTCTTTTTGATCTGGGGGCCGGGATCTCGGACAACGTCCTCTTTTTCAACTTGGTAGCCCAGGAAAGGATAGTAATCACTGTGCCTGAGCCCACGGCCATGGCCGACGCTTACGCCCTGATCAAGCTTCTTTATACCCGACACGGGCTCAAGAGGATCTACCTTTTGGTCAACCTGGTGAAGGACCCTCGGGAGGGCAAGCAGGTCTACCAACAGATTGTCCAGGTGGCCGAGCGCTTTTTAGGGCCGGTAGGCCTTACCTATCTAGGGGCGATTAGGGAGGATCCTTCGGTTTCCCGGGCGGTAAGGAGGCAGGAGCCCTTCGTGGTGGCCTTTCCGCAAAGCCCGGCCTCAGAGGATCTCCTGCGCATCCGGGACAAACTCCTCAAGTTGAAACCCGAAGAAGAGGGAGGTCTGGAGGCTTTGTGGTCGCAAAACCTCTCCAGTCTCTCATGA
- a CDS encoding FliA/WhiG family RNA polymerase sigma factor, producing the protein MKYLSRSPEELIFEHLPLVKYLAQRLAGRLPPALDSEDLVSAGILGLIEAARRFDPSRKIQFKTFAEFRIRGAMLDELRQLDWTPRSVKEKAAHLEKVITRLEQRLGRPPEDEEVARELGLSLDDYYRLLDEVRGLSLVDLEALRKKLEDQEGLDLEDLLAAEDQEDPFEKLGLKELAEALAQAISELPERERLVITLYYYEGLTMKEIGRVMGYTESRISQIHSKALLHLRGKLRERLGESYREFLS; encoded by the coding sequence ATGAAATATCTTTCGCGCTCTCCGGAAGAGCTCATCTTTGAGCATTTACCTCTGGTGAAGTATCTGGCCCAGCGGTTGGCCGGCCGCCTCCCTCCGGCCCTGGACTCTGAAGATCTCGTTTCTGCAGGCATTTTGGGCCTGATCGAGGCGGCCCGCCGGTTTGATCCCTCCCGGAAGATCCAGTTTAAGACCTTTGCCGAATTCCGCATCCGGGGGGCCATGCTGGATGAGCTCCGGCAGCTGGACTGGACCCCCCGTTCCGTAAAAGAAAAGGCCGCCCATCTGGAAAAGGTCATTACCCGACTGGAGCAGCGTTTGGGCCGGCCTCCGGAGGACGAGGAGGTGGCCCGGGAGTTGGGGCTTTCTCTGGATGACTATTACCGGCTTCTGGACGAGGTGCGGGGTCTTTCCCTGGTGGACCTCGAGGCCCTGCGAAAGAAATTGGAGGATCAAGAAGGGCTGGACCTTGAGGATCTTTTGGCCGCTGAGGATCAAGAGGATCCCTTTGAGAAGCTAGGCCTTAAAGAGCTGGCGGAGGCCCTGGCTCAGGCTATTTCGGAATTGCCCGAGAGGGAAAGATTAGTTATAACCCTTTATTATTACGAAGGTCTGACCATGAAAGAGATCGGCCGGGTGATGGGTTATACGGAGAGCCGGATTTCTCAGATCCACAGTAAGGCCCTGCTCCATCTGCGGGGCAAATTAAGGGAAAGATTGGGGGAGAGCTATCGAGAATTTTTGAGCTAG